From Cannabis sativa cultivar Pink pepper isolate KNU-18-1 chromosome 8, ASM2916894v1, whole genome shotgun sequence, a single genomic window includes:
- the LOC115700520 gene encoding beta-glucosidase 40 has product MMWERRKGEASVTLIVAFGLFQTCFSEINRASFPNGFVFGTASSAFQYEGAVKEDGRGPSVWDTFSHKFGKITDGSNADVAVDQYHHYNEDVQLMKNMGMDAYRFSISWSRIFPNGSGQINQAGVDHYNKLIDALLAKGIEPYVTLYHWDLPQALDDKYRGWLDRQIIQDFVNFAETCFEKFGDRVKHWITFNEPHTFSIQGYDVGLQAPGRCSIILHLFCRAGNSATEPYIVAHNVLLSHATVVDIYRKNYKSKQKGCIGISLDVMWYEPASNSTADVEATNRAQDFQLGWFLDPLIFGDYPKSMRERVRNRLPVFTKSEASLVKGSLDFVGINHYTTYYGSKSSLATILNDTLADSGALTVPFKGLNAIGDKANSIWLYIVPEGMRKLMVYIKEKYGNPPVIITENGMDDPNDSGIPIKQALKDDKRIKYHNDYLTNLLAAIKEDGCNVKGYFVWSLLDNWEWAAGYTSRFGLYFVDYKDKLKRYPKNSVQWFTNFLT; this is encoded by the exons ATGATGTGGGAAAGGAGAAAAGGAGAAGCTTCCGTGACTTTAATTGTGGCTTTTGGTTTGTTCCAAACATGCTTTTCCGAAATCAACAGAGCAAGTTTTCCTAATGGCTTTGTTTTTGGTACGGCTTCCTCTGCTTTCCAG taTGAAGGAGCAGTAAAAGAAGACGGCAGGGGGCCTTCGGTTTGGGacactttttcacataaatttg GTAAGATAACTGATGGGAGTAACGCCGATGTTGCTGTTGATCAGTACCACCATTAtaat GAAGATGTACAACTAATGAAGAACATGGGAATGGATGCTTATAGGTTTTCAATAAGCTGGTCTAGGATTTTTCCCA ATGGAAGTGGCCAAATTAATCAGGCAGGAGTGGATCATTATAACAAACTCATTGATGCTTTACTCGCCAAAG GAATTGAACCTTATGTGACCCTTTACCATTGGGACCTTCCTCAAGCCTTGGATGACAAATACAGGGGATGGCTAGACCGTCAGATCAT CCAAGACTTTGTGAATTTTGCTGAGACATGCTTTGAGAAATTCGGAGACAGAGTGAAGCACTGGATCACATTCAATGAGCCACACACATTCTCCATACAAGGATATGATGTTGGTTTGCAGGCACCAGGGCGTTGTTCTATCATTCTCCACCTCTTCTGCAGGGCTGGAAACTCTGCCACCGAGCCTTACATTGTTGCTCATAACGTTCTCCTCTCTCATGCCACTGTTGTTGATATTTACAGGAAAAACTACAag TCTAAACAGAAGGGCTGCATTGGGATATCTCTAGATGTTATGTGGTATGAACCGGCATCAAACTCCACAGCAGATGTTGAAGCCACTAATAGAGCCCAAGATTTTCAGCTTGGCTG GTTCCTTGATCCATTGATATTTGGGGATTATCCAAAGTCAATGAGAGAGAGGGTGAGAAACAGACTGCCAGTATTTACGAAATCGGAGGCTTCACTAGTAAAAGGGTCATTGGATTTTGTGGGAATTAATCACTACACTACTTATTACGGTTCCAAAAGTTCACTTGCCACAATACTTAACGATACTCTCGCAGACTCTGGCGCACTAACAGTTC CATTCAAAGGTTTAAATGCTATTGGAGACAAG GCGAACTCTATATGGTTGTACATTGTACCTGAAGGCATGAGAAAATTAATGGTTTATATCAAAGAAAAATATGGAAATCCTCCAGTCATTATAACTGAGAATG GAATGGATGACCCAAATGACTCGGGTATTCCCATTAAACAAGCTTTGAAGGATGATAAAAGGATCAAGTACCATAATGACTATTTAACAAATTTGCTAGCTGCTATCAA AGAGGATGGGTGCAACGTAAAAGGGTATTTTGTATGGTCTTTGCTGGATAATTGGGAGTGGGCTGCTGGATACACATCTAGATTTGGTCTATATTTTGTTGATTACAAAGACAAGCTCAAGAGATACCCAAAGAATTCTGTTCAATGGTTCACCAACTTTTTAACTTAG
- the LOC115699729 gene encoding uncharacterized protein LOC115699729, with the protein MECSTLPDFSVRMNQKDSESEAGKQPGYVLRENPKKSRRFADSSGGGGGVFLKELNVCKECGKGFQSMKALCGHMASHSDKEKLVINQKFEQYLGTNEKPKLIMDSHSDTETSGPMQNRVSKRIRYKTLDVYSYLGNACSSVSGIEQEQQEVAISLMLLSRDSGHKGGLNSVGESSDNNSVVLEAKSSSIDMMMISGKKVLSSSISNLDEFVGTKRASDGELKSSKYVSASENSDSGYFRNGPKKIESDVSVDGFLRNGNFKKLESRSGFGKNLLDEDAKDQVERGSLKYELRKRTRNGLYTPESLMKACKNEANWSSSNGQICTSNGQKNKYECLTCKKTFHSHRALGGHRANHSKINGCSESICESGENSIAMAISPIQIANTKKKLIENGTRKTQIQEYFSERKPISKKSKGHECPICFRIFKSGQALGGHKRSHFVGGRETNAMVIRQEPLDPEPEPEPEPVTEVTVLFDLNLPATEEDTNEDVGFVAW; encoded by the exons ATGGAATGTAGCACTCTACCAGACTTCAG tGTGAGAATGAACCAGAAAGATTCAGAGTCTGAAGCTGGGAAGCAGCCTGGTTATGTTCTCAGGGAGAACCCCAAGAAAAGTCGGCGTTTTGCTGACTcaagtggtggtggtggtggtgtttTCTTGAAGGAATTAAATGTATGCAAAGAATGTGGTAAAGGGTTTCAATCGATGAAAGCTCTATGTGGTCATATGGCTTCTCACTCTGATAAAGAGAAGTTGGTGATTAACCAAAAGTTTGAACAGTATTTGGGCACTAACGAGAAGCCCAAACTGATAATGGATAGTCACTCGGATACCGAGACCTCTGGCCCGATGCAGAACAGAGTGTCAAAGAGAATTAGGTACAAGACTCTTGATGTTTACTCTTATCTAGGGAATGCTTGTTCTTCTGTTTCAGGAATCGAGCAAGAACAGCAAGAGGTGGCTATAAGCTTGATGTTGCTGTCTAGAGATTCTGGCCATAAAGGAGGTTTGAACTCGGTTGGAGAATCTTCAGATAACAATTCAGTGGTTTTAGAGGCTAAATCCTCTTCAATTGATATGATGATGATCAGTGGTAAGAAGGTTCTGAGTTCTTCAATCTCCAATTTGGATGAGTTTGTGGGAACGAAGAGAGCAAGTGATGGGGAGTTGAAATCTTCCAAGTATGTCAGTGCTTCTGAAAATTCTGATTCTGGGTATTTCAGAAATGGACCTAAGAAAATCGAATCGGATGTTTCAGTTGATGGGTTTCTGAGAAATGGAAATTTTAAGAAGCTGGAATCACGATCTGGGTTTGGAAAGAACTTGCTCGATGAAGACGCTAAAGATCAAGTGGAAAGAGGTTCTTTGAAATATGAGTTGAGAAAGAGAACTAGAAATGGTCTCTACACACCTGAATCATTAATGAAAGCTTGCAAGAATGAAGCTAACTGGTCCTCCTCCAATGGTCAAATCTGTACAAGTAATGGTCAAAAGAACAAATACGAGTGTTTGACTTGTAAGAAGACCTTCCATTCTCATCGAGCTCTTGGGGGACACAGAGCCAATCATAGTAAGATCAACGGCTGCTCTGAATCAATTTGTGAGAGTGGAGAAAACAGCATAGCGATGGCCATCAGCCCAATTCAAATAGCTAATACTAAGAAGAAGCTCATTGAGAATGGTACCAGAAAAACTCAAATTCAAGAATATTTCTCTGAAAGAAAACCAATTTCAAAGAAGAGCAAAGGACATGAGTGCCCCATATGCTTCAGAATTTTTAAGTCCGGCCAAGCTTTGGGTGGCCACAAGAGGTCCCATTTTGTTGGAGGCCGCGAGACCAATGCTATGGTGATCAGGCAAGAACCTCTTGACCCGGAGCCAGAGCCCGAGCCTGAGCCTGTGACCGAGGTTACAGTTCTGTTCGATCTTAATTTACCAGCTACAGAGGAAGACACAAATGAAGATGTTGGATTCGTGGCATGGTAA